The genomic window gaatgctaggcttttaatttctttcGTTTAATGAGCTTATCAAGGGCAGCGTTTCATATCTTGTCATAAATATTTCAACATGTGGCAGAGCTAAGGCATCAGTCCTCTAAATGAAAGAGGATCAGTCTATCAACTGAGCGTGGCCACAGTTTGGTATTAAAGTGTCTTATAAAGCAAGAGGTTGACTAAGTTATGGCTGAAGTTCTCCCTCCTCTGTAAACGCTCTTCCTTCCTGAGTTAAATGTCCACCACGCAGTCCGAAGCACTGGCTCGTATCGCATCAGAGATGACTTTCGCTCCTGATTCTCCAATGCCATTTCCCTGCAAACTACAGAGagacagggagaaaaaaaggacaggtttgttttaaacagatttttgaactggtgttaaacaaatatgtagcaaaaaaaaagaacaacaacccATACTTGATGTATGTTAGCTGGTGGTTTCCCTTTAAAGCCGTTGCAATAAATATGGCTCCATCCATACCCAGAGCGTTTTCCTGCAGACTGATGATTCACAGAGTCAGTCACTGATTTTAGTCCATCATATGTCCAGGGTAGTTATTTGTAAGCATTCACTGAGGCGAAAAGCCCAAGCTACCTGctgcattttcaaaaaaatgtgacaaaaatgtatttttaatctgAGTTATATGGATATGGAAGGGACACCAGATTGAACTAAATCAACCTTAGCAGTGTAGTGTGATATCAGCCTGAATTTCACTATGAAAATGTTCACAgtaagcaataaataaataaaaataaatcaatggtAAACTAAAGGAGCTCTAGTTTGGAAAGTTTGAACGTGAAGCATCATGCATGTAAAAGTTTTGGTCCAAATGTGTGACAGTAAACTGCAGCCAGGACTTACTTTAATGATTTAAGGCTTCTGTTGCATTTCAAGGCGTTGGCCAGCGCCTTAGCTCCCTCCATCCCTACAGAATTCCCACGCAGgctaatattaataaaaaaaaaccaaaacaaaacaacaggaaacactCAAGGTTAGGAACACAACTCATCTAGAATAagctttgaaacttttttttacgtCATGTTTCTTTAGTGCTGTTTCAGCAGCAGATAAAATCtcatgactgtttttttttttaacttaaactgATGATTAAGAGTGGCATGATAAACGCTGCATGGAGAAAAATACAGAAGAGCTTCATGCACAAGgccaagatttttgttttttttaccagcctATGTTCCAAGAAACTTCAGTTCAAAGCATAATCATTTtgattcagtctgttttaaattttatcattACAGTTAATTTCAGTCTCAATCgttctgctaaaataaaagtcaaaaacaaatacagagaaCTAAGAGGTTACGTGAATGCATCTCAAAAAGCCAATAAGCACAAATTTGCTCACTTACTGACTGTGATTGAATGTAAAGATCTACAGGCATAAAGCTTTGAGAAAACCTGGACTCACTCCAATGTTTGCAAAGTCTGATTGACCACCAGGGCTTCTGCCATGGCAACAGCACCGCTTTTACCTGCTGAAACTCCCTGCAGGCTAAACAAAGGGCAAAAAACATGACCAGGTGTGAAGTGTGGAGAGAAAGTCATTTCACaaatttatgttcatttttatctgCGTAAAACTGGTATTCAGACGTTATTCGTGGACACCAACCATAGGGTTCGCAGAGACTTGTTGATTTTCAGAGCGTCAGCGAGGAAAATGACACCTTCGTTACCGATAGCGTTTTCTTGCAGACTGCAgcaaaagatggagaaaaaagaaaaatactcaAACACCAGCTGGGAGGAATTCTCCTGCCTTATTTGTTTGGTATTACAAAGCGGCACAGAAAACCATCACTAATTAAAAAACGGCTCTAGTTAGTAGTAAGTTGCTGGCAGAATCCAATTTAGTAGTTCATGGTGGACTGATATAAATAGAGAGAAAGTGCAGTGTGTGGGTTGGAGGTgagtgaagtgtgtgtgtctcactCCAGGAGCTGAATTTTGGTGTTGGAGCGAAGTGCTTGAGCCAGAGCTTTAGTTGCTGTAGACTTGATAAAATTCCACTGgagactgaaaaaagaaaagaagagataCACAGGGTCAGATATAACAACCAGCAGAATAAAATTGAAAAGGATTGTTTGGTGTTTCTATTTATATCACTGAATTTACAAGGCATGactccattttctttccctaaattcagattaaactgtttttttaatttattaccaATATGTTTTCAGTTCCAGCagataaaaactgtatttacatTAAATGTATTCCAACAAATGTCCGTAAAATTGTGTTTGCAACTAATTGTTTATTATAATTAGGATTGTATCATAAAGTGTAGTGCTGTACTGTTATAAagcaaaaaagtcaaattatacagaatagaaaaatgaaaagttgcTGCTAATAATCAAATAGCACACTTAACCAATGAAAATTGTTAAAACTAACTATACATTTacttaaacaatttaaatacatCCTATTAGACTGACTTGACAAATCTGAACATCTGAATCcagaacaataaaatgattttattagttgttttttataacCAATTTTCAGTGGTTAATTTACTTTGTGTAGCAGGTTTGCAGTTTTGTAATGAATCACCAAACAGTGAAGAGTGTAAACCAGATGCAGCTGTGCAGCCACGTTTGGATTCCAGTTTAAAATCAATGTTGCAAATCCCCGTTGTTTCAGGTGATAGCTGGTGTCTCAGTCGTTTTAAAACCGCCTTCTGACTCTAAGCACACATCATTCTGAGGATTAAATTTCCCACAGTAATGCCAGCTAACTTTGACTGCTGGATTCACTGATTCCTGTAACGTTCGGCCCGTAAAACAAACTCCACTTACTGCAGAGAGGTTAGCCCCTGATTAAACTTGATTGCTCCGGCTATTTCTTGAACCCCTTCATCGTGCAACAGGTTTGCTGTGAGGCTGGGATGCAGACATGCAAataggcaaacacacacacacacacacacagacctatAATTCATGCAATGAACAATGACACATGATAAAAATAAGCACAAACACATCactatttatgtatttgtcCGTGTCAGTGTGTATGGGCTTTTACACTCAGCTTTAAAGTGTGAAATTGCTTTTAATTAGAAAAGGGTATTAATGATCATGTTGCTGGACCTGACAAGGTGTAGAAGCTGCTGTGAGTGTCATAATAATTGGTGGTTTTTCATCCTGCAACAGCCTGGGAGATTAATTTCTTCTGTATAGTCTGATTGCTCCACACAACTGTGGATAATTATTCTGCGCTGATATTAATGAGGTGACTCACTCAAGGTCCTGTAAGGAGTTGTTCTCCTGCAGGGCTTGAGCCATGTTCTTAGCTCCCTCCACCCCAATTGAGTTCTCCCTTAGACTGTACAGACAGAGAATAAAAGGTTTGAGTCTGAGATGACTGTGCCAGCGAACAATTCGGAAAGAGGCTTTGGGTTTAACACTCACTTCAAAGAGACCAAGCCTCGGTTCAGCCTGAGGGATTTGGTCAGTGCTGTCATTCCTTTGTTGCTGATTGAGTTACTTTGAAGTCTGATGTGAGGGGGAAAAGGGTTTAATATAACTATAATGAGTTACCTGAAAGAGGAATCGCCAGGTTTTTCCACACTTATCAAACCAAAGTATTGTTCCACAATAACAAAATGCATTAGCAGAAAACTGTTTGATTTCAAGGTAATGGAAAACAGGCTAAAGTGCACAGCTGATTATAAGATACTGACTGAAGCGACAGCAGAGTGTGGTTTAATGTCAATGCCTCAGCCAGAGCGACTGTTCCTTTGTCCCCGAGCTGGTTACTACAAAGACTgtagagaagaagaagagtacATCGTAAATATGGTTAAAAATGGTTAAAGTGCAGCACAACCTGTAAACAGCACCAGAATGCAATGAATTCCTTTTAAAATGCATGTAGCATCATGCTTATTTAGCATCATCTCATTAAGAATTAAGCAAGACACTATCTGAAAGACACCAAAACATATTGTTATCATTCAGCATCATTGGTGCTTTCAGAGAAATCTAATTTTCCATGTAATGTGGTCTAATAAATCCCACAATGCCACAAAGGCTGGGGTTTGACccttttttctgattaaaaagaCGATTAGTCCCTTTTTCCTTCaactaagaataaaaaataGCGCATTTTGAAAGTAGTGCAGCCTGAAAAGCTGAAGATTACTTCAATAgcttttcagccattttttttcagcttatttTTCTCGATTCCCTAAACTctgaatgcatttatttattggagATAAAGAAGCACAGCTTTTGTTCCTAATGATGTGAGTGACCCGTTTCCATTTGGCCTATTTACTGAAGCTACGTAGCAAATGTTCAAACCAAAACTAGcgtgtttattttgaaaccaaCACAGAGTCTCCATTTCagtcttatttgtttttgttatactTGAAACAAATATATTGTGGCTTGCCCATAACTtcaatctgtttatttttttaagtttacacaGTTGTTGTTTAGAAAATTCTAGGTAACATGAAGTCAAGCATATTCTGTGGACATATTCACAGTAAGCAACAAGTTAGTGTGGTATTAAAttactaaatttaaatacacaaataggTTTAAACCAGAATTAGCACCGGAGCTAAGTGTTTATCAGATGAGTTTTGTAAAAGTGGTTACATCAGCTTTGTAAGAGTTCGGTTCGTCTTCAGTGCATTTGCGATCCTTTTGGCTCCACCCGCTCCAATCGTATTCTTCCGCAAACTGTGACAGCACatgcatgaaaagaaaacacactaaACATTACCGTTTATAACCCttaaaacactttctttttacACGTGTACGATGCAGTTATGAACAGAcgcaaactgaaaacaagactAAACTTACTTCAGAGACACCAGTTTGCGGTTGCACTGTAGCACCTCTGCAAGGGCCTGAGCACCTTCCTCCTCGATGGAGTTGTTCTGCAAGCTGGTGAAGACATATTTGGATCCTGTAAAAAAGGCCTCAGCATGGCTATTTGAATATATAAACCAAAGTTAAACTCACTTGATTGATATTAGGGCTTGGTTCATTTTCAGAGCCTCTGCGAGGAACTTTGCTCCTCTAGACCCAATGCTGTTGTTCCGGAGGCTGGATCATAATAAAGAGGTTAACTTCCTTTTTAATCAAACCAACCCAGTtttctaaaacagaaagaaacttaAATGTACAGTTTGTTAACTAGCTTGAGCCTTTATCTAACAGACACAGGTACAAAAGAGGGCCTTACTTCAAAATGAATGTTtctcaggagaaaaaaaagatctttggTTTCTTTTGAATGAACAAATAAAGTCAGGGGGTGTGTGAGGACATGTCAGTGCATGAAAACAGAAGCTGGAAAGCACTGACCCTGAAGCCTGTAGTCTGCACTACATGAGAGCTGATCAATACAAGCACATTAGCTCTGGGTATCTTGGGAAGCCACTGTCACACAGTCTGTCACTGCACGTAGAAATGTCACCTGAAGCGTTTCTGAGCTTGTCTGACATTTAACAAAGCACTGACGAGTTCTCGAGGCAAAAGaatagaaagaaagagaaagaaagtggacacattgtgcaatatttttgcttaaaactttggccttaACTTGTGGCGTGAATTCTGTCTGTCAGtgaaatacctcatgaaccactggacagataaAATcaatctttcagaaagtaaaacttGGTTGTATGTCTAAccgattaacatttggagccactCAAATTCAAGacggctaccacagctaataaatttagtcaacacaaaaatggcaataactcaggtaattttacagatagtgagctaaatttggtgtggcagatCATCTCAAGAGATCTCACAATAGTATATGAAACAGCCAAAACTCCATcacttttcaacataaaatgattttagtttaaaactctgctctGAAAGGCAgcaagtgatatgcattccttcacgaaattctaggcctttaattgcttTAGCAAAACAACCCTCATTTTGCATGACATACAACAGCAAGGCTTTACTGGgttcaaacaaatgaacaaataactGATTTAGGTTTTAAGTTCTGAAAATGACTTCAATGGACCCCAAAAAGCATTGTGTGTTCATAAAGAATAAGCTGAACACAAACTCTGATTTGTCCTTTAATTCGGCGTTCAATCTTACTTGAAAGACGTTAGTGTTCGATTCACCAGGAGGGCTCGGCTCAGGGCTTTGGCTCCTTTGTTGCTGATGGCATTGTCTGCCAAACTGGAAAGGTGAACAGAAGGatttacagtttaaagacacaaaatacTGTCAGCAACGGAATTCATTATTCAGACTGGTACCAATTAGGTAATAACCACTGAGTGTCTTCTGCAGCTTTGCATTCagccagaaaacattttaaggattgaagtttttgtcattgtttgaataaataagaAACTTGTGGTTCAGGCCTATGAGAAgggaaaatgttctttatttgacactttacattgataagaaaataaacttttaaatgtgatttaaccTTATTTTGCAGATGTGGCAGTCTTTGGCACTCAAGAGGCTTCCGAGCAACTCCATCACATCGTCTTTGAAGTTGTTATTCTCCAGCCTGTTCAGCAGATAGCAGAAAGGTTTCAGCCTTAAATCTGAGCTTTAGTCAACTGAGAGATTGTGCTTTGACGAGCTGACCTGAGATGGCTACAGTACAGCAGCTGCGGGAGTAAACTTTTGACTATTGCGTAGTTCAGACAGCCCGTCAGGTTGGTCTGTTCGCTGCACTCTGGAGACACGTGTAGCAGGTAGCCCAGCACCACGCAGTGAGGCCGGGTTAACTTTCCAGCCAAGCTACAGAGCCGTAAGTCCTCCTCTATGCTCCGAAGCTGCTCTGTGTGTTGCAGCTCCTGTAAACAGTACCCCAAGTTGACAGCCCGGAGGGAAACTACAGCACCCACGCTGGCTAAGAGGCCTTGTAGAAACCCTGATGCCCATGCCTTCTGATTCCCATCGTCTTTCCCGAGAGCCAGGAGCCCAGCAAGAGGCTTAAGTGCTGTTAGACACAGCAGGCCTGTCAGGAATCGCACAAACAAATCCAAGTGTCCATTTTCAGCTTGTTGTGCATGCTGAAAGGCGTTTCTGAAGTGGTTTTGGAAGCCAATCTTTGGCCAGGACATGGTGCTCTCTGAGAACAGGTCAAAGATGGCTCGCTTTGAGGAAACATAATAGAAAGTAGCTGCAAGAAACTCCTGCAATGTCAGATGTGTAAACCTGTATGTCGTGTGTATGGTGGACTCTCCTCGGATAAGAACTCCAGAACCAAAACTGCTTTGAGTTAACAGTAAATCTATCCCGTAAGCTCTGAGATCCTGCTCGCTGAAGGTGTACTTGTGTTTCAGGAGGCCATAGAATGCCATCCGTCCAAGGTTTGCCAGCAGTTTACGATTGGTCCCGTGAAGCTGTTCCATTTTTACAGGCTCCCTGCCTCTTGGCTCACCTACTTCGGCTTTCATGGAACAAAAATGGGCATACAGCTCAGTGCAAGTCCTCGGGAGGCTCTCCTGTGTTCCATTCTGCATGATGTACAACAAGGTGTCAGCTACCATCCAACAAATGCATGGTATGTTGCACATAACCATCATGGTCTTATTGGACTCCAAGTGTGCCCACATTCTGCTGCTGAAATCCCTCTCAGAGAAGTGGTGGTTCAGGAAGATCTGAATGTCCTTGGGACTGAATCCTGGGATCTCCGTTACCCTGTCCACCAGTCCTCCAGGGATGAGTGAGGCTATTCCTGGTCTTGAAGTCACCCACACCGCCACCTCTGGGAGCAAGTTCCCCCGGATGACGTTGGTAATCAGGTCGTCGATGGGAATTTCTTTCTTCGGGTCATTGCAAGAAGCTGCGTCAGAGAAATTTAAAGTTGTGCGAAACTCATCCAAACCGTCGAGTATGAGCAGCGTCCGGCAGGCGCTGCTCAGGACCAGACTGGGGTCTGCCAAATGAGGGAAAGTCATTTTCACCAGCCTCTCGACAGAAAGCTTTTCCAGCGAGTTCAGCTCGCACAAGGTGAAAGGTAAAACAAAGTGTATATCTGGGCAGATGACCCCTTGGCTCCACTGCCTGACGAAGTGTCGTACCCATGTTGTTTTGCCAATGCCAGCCACCCCAACGGTGAGGGAGACCCTGGGAGGCAAACTGACCCGCGTCAGGGGCTCAAAGAGCTTCTCTAGCCCCAGCTGCCTCAGGTGATTTCTTTTGCCACCTCGAGTCACTCCGACCTGCATCAGGTCGTGCTCTTTTTGTTGGAAGTCAGAAAGTCCATCAACCAGCAGCAAGGTTCTTGAGGAAATGTTCAGCTTGGGGCAGCTGACAGAATCTCTGTCTCTGTAGTTTTCAAATTGCTGCAACAGCACCTCTTTGTGCTTCTTAAACATGGAATCTATgggaaaataaaattgaatgGATGTTAAAAGATTACCACAAAGTACAGTCTTCATGCCAAAATACAAAGTGCTCTGCTAACATTTTACAGTAGACTGAACACGTTTGGGACACGAGCGCAGTTTGATTAGGTGTTAAGAGGATTTTGAAATCAAACCATCATCCATTCTATTTAAATTTAGCTTGATACTCTTACCGTGGTTTAATATGAGCTGGGCAACTGGCGAATCGGAGCTCTCTATAAATGCTTGTAGGGCTTCGGAGCTCTGACTTTCCTTGCTAGAGACAATAGTGGTGAGCATGGCAACTTGGTCCTGTAACTGGCCAGCTTCCTTGATGTCAGTGTCCTCAGCCAAAGTCAGGATGCCCACCTTTCTGAGGTGGCACAAAATCTCCTCCAAGAAGGAAGATGAAGTAAATCTCCGTAGCTGGTCTTGGTACTTATGGATCCACTGACGatctaaaccaaaacaaaactctgataAAGCCACTCAGGAAGACTAGCTGGATTATGCCAAAATGAGATAAAACTTTTGATTTGAAATTTTTTATATGCTGTAGGAAGACCACATACTGTTCTAGAGCAACAAttcttcatttaatttaattaaattgttaCTTTAATTCAAtgtaatgttgttgtttttttgtttgcttttttctgtgACTTTACAGAGACATAATTACTGAAAGCCTTTTGGTAAGGGGTAAACTGGAAAAACATGCCATCTCCAGAAGAACATTTTGATCAAGTTCAGTCAActctaaaataagcaaaaaacaactaatgcaACAAACAAATGGTAACTGGTATACCTCACATGAGTGTATGAGCATTGAAACTCTGGACATGGCTTTACAAAACCTCACAGGTGAACTGACATATTAGAAATATCACTAAAAAAGCCTTAAAATGATAGTGCAAAGTATTTATACTTGTAATGCAAAATGATATAACTGTAGGGAAATGGTTATTAACAAAGTCTGCTCAAGAGCCAGTATTGTTCTAGTCAGAAAGTTTGGTGGTCAGCCACTTTTAGGTATTTATTGAGCTTAAGAGTGAAAATAATCTGGTAGGTTTAGCAGCTGGTTGTTTTGCTGCGTCAGTGTCTGATCACATGTGTGAGCGAGCAAACAGGTTAAtgtatctttatttattaattgtaTAATACTTAGTGGGACAAATGGGATGAGCTTGTGGGCCATATCTGGACCACAGACCACCAGTTGATGATCGCTGTTATAGGGATTACTGGTGCTGTGCTTGTAATCAACAGAAGCGTCCAATCCATTGtcttctgaatatttttatttcctccttgCAGCAATCATTATGCGCATGCAAAACTTCTTTTTGTTCAGTCATTGCCCTGTTGTGAAAGTAAGTCACTTCTCAGTTCCAGCTCCAAAATGACTGCATGACCTCCACATCAAGATTTTGCAGAAATCTAGAGGAGTGTCTCTTCTTCTTATAACATgtaatgtttggttttctgtgtcaCTCGTTGCTATGCAACCCTAAATGCAGCATTTCCATCTTTGTGGTTAACAGATTTATTCATGGCTGTtttcccccccaccaccacaaatacattttgtgttttctaagtagttgttttcagtttgtctgttagtgtAGCTCAATGCCATTTCTGCACCTCAGACAAAGAAAGCtgcaaggcaaaaaaaaacacctcaacaTCTTTACATTTGTTCTACCTGCATTACAGGTAACAATGCACATCATATTTACTTTTAGATTATAAAAGCGGCGCTTGTGGTTGATGAGCACTGAGCTTTGAAGAGTCTGCTATGTTCCTGTATGATTAATAAGGACCAAACAAGTTAATGAAGTTTGGAAGATTGACAAGTTTTGATTACATTTGTGTTGTATTGGAGTTCATAAAAATATGCATTGACATTAGAAGAtatgttattttaatgtttcttctcttttttttcattagtcagaaagaaaatgtgtcatAACCTAGATAATCAACGTTACATCGGTTTTCTCACTGTTCAAATTCAAACAGCACCGACTCATCTGTTGTGTTCCTATAATATCTTTATCATTAGTGtccatttaaagataaaaagtaaaataaaaaggagaaaatggcaagaaaattaaaacactgagTCTAGCCTTAACAAAGTACTTGGAATATATTAAAGCGAGTGGAAGATGTTTTACTGACAatcttaaaatctttaaaagattTCTAAGTTTTTTCCTAATTCAGCCTTCAGGCATAGAAACATGAAAcgattattaaagtattttcagCATCCTGTGACTTTTAACTCactaaaagaaatgacaataatTGTAAACAAATACAAGCTTGCTAAATAATGTTTAGGTTTCCTCGAAAAAAGGATGTGGTGACGGTAGGGTTTTTTCCCACCTTAAAGCCTAAAGTGTCCATTTTCGAAAGACTTTACAGAGGATGTTTAAGTGAGCATGAGTTTCAATAATGAACAACCTCTGTCTTTATGTAGTGATCCACTGATTTTAATCCACGTCTGACatgaaattattgtttttctttcatatttgttttctgttatcaaaaacaaagaaagataaACTGGCTAATCATCCAGTTTTATG from Kryptolebias marmoratus isolate JLee-2015 linkage group LG17, ASM164957v2, whole genome shotgun sequence includes these protein-coding regions:
- the nlrc3 gene encoding NLR family CARD domain-containing protein 3 isoform X1; this encodes MDRKEHYDSIMDRSKRITWQDDCYMDLQSTSCSTSQHAELGDRQWIHKYQDQLRRFTSSSFLEEILCHLRKVGILTLAEDTDIKEAGQLQDQVAMLTTIVSSKESQSSEALQAFIESSDSPVAQLILNHDSMFKKHKEVLLQQFENYRDRDSVSCPKLNISSRTLLLVDGLSDFQQKEHDLMQVGVTRGGKRNHLRQLGLEKLFEPLTRVSLPPRVSLTVGVAGIGKTTWVRHFVRQWSQGVICPDIHFVLPFTLCELNSLEKLSVERLVKMTFPHLADPSLVLSSACRTLLILDGLDEFRTTLNFSDAASCNDPKKEIPIDDLITNVIRGNLLPEVAVWVTSRPGIASLIPGGLVDRVTEIPGFSPKDIQIFLNHHFSERDFSSRMWAHLESNKTMMVMCNIPCICWMVADTLLYIMQNGTQESLPRTCTELYAHFCSMKAEVGEPRGREPVKMEQLHGTNRKLLANLGRMAFYGLLKHKYTFSEQDLRAYGIDLLLTQSSFGSGVLIRGESTIHTTYRFTHLTLQEFLAATFYYVSSKRAIFDLFSESTMSWPKIGFQNHFRNAFQHAQQAENGHLDLFVRFLTGLLCLTALKPLAGLLALGKDDGNQKAWASGFLQGLLASVGAVVSLRAVNLGYCLQELQHTEQLRSIEEDLRLCSLAGKLTRPHCVVLGYLLHVSPECSEQTNLTGCLNYAIVKSLLPQLLYCSHLRLENNNFKDDVMELLGSLLSAKDCHICKISLADNAISNKGAKALSRALLVNRTLTSFNLRNNSIGSRGAKFLAEALKMNQALISINLQNNSIEEEGAQALAEVLQCNRKLVSLNLRKNTIGAGGAKRIANALKTNRTLTKLILCSNQLGDKGTVALAEALTLNHTLLSLQLQSNSISNKGMTALTKSLRLNRGLVSLNLRENSIGVEGAKNMAQALQENNSLQDLDLTANLLHDEGVQEIAGAIKFNQGLTSLHLQWNFIKSTATKALAQALRSNTKIQLLDLQENAIGNEGVIFLADALKINKSLRTLCLQGVSAGKSGAVAMAEALVVNQTLQTLDLRGNSVGMEGAKALANALKCNRSLKSLNLQENALGMDGAIFIATALKGNHQLTYINLQGNGIGESGAKVISDAIRASASDCVVDI
- the nlrc3 gene encoding NLR family CARD domain-containing protein 3 isoform X2 translates to MDRKEHYDSIMDRSKRITWQDDCYMDLQSTSCSTSQHAELGDSMFKKHKEVLLQQFENYRDRDSVSCPKLNISSRTLLLVDGLSDFQQKEHDLMQVGVTRGGKRNHLRQLGLEKLFEPLTRVSLPPRVSLTVGVAGIGKTTWVRHFVRQWSQGVICPDIHFVLPFTLCELNSLEKLSVERLVKMTFPHLADPSLVLSSACRTLLILDGLDEFRTTLNFSDAASCNDPKKEIPIDDLITNVIRGNLLPEVAVWVTSRPGIASLIPGGLVDRVTEIPGFSPKDIQIFLNHHFSERDFSSRMWAHLESNKTMMVMCNIPCICWMVADTLLYIMQNGTQESLPRTCTELYAHFCSMKAEVGEPRGREPVKMEQLHGTNRKLLANLGRMAFYGLLKHKYTFSEQDLRAYGIDLLLTQSSFGSGVLIRGESTIHTTYRFTHLTLQEFLAATFYYVSSKRAIFDLFSESTMSWPKIGFQNHFRNAFQHAQQAENGHLDLFVRFLTGLLCLTALKPLAGLLALGKDDGNQKAWASGFLQGLLASVGAVVSLRAVNLGYCLQELQHTEQLRSIEEDLRLCSLAGKLTRPHCVVLGYLLHVSPECSEQTNLTGCLNYAIVKSLLPQLLYCSHLRLENNNFKDDVMELLGSLLSAKDCHICKISLADNAISNKGAKALSRALLVNRTLTSFNLRNNSIGSRGAKFLAEALKMNQALISINLQNNSIEEEGAQALAEVLQCNRKLVSLNLRKNTIGAGGAKRIANALKTNRTLTKLILCSNQLGDKGTVALAEALTLNHTLLSLQLQSNSISNKGMTALTKSLRLNRGLVSLNLRENSIGVEGAKNMAQALQENNSLQDLDLTANLLHDEGVQEIAGAIKFNQGLTSLHLQWNFIKSTATKALAQALRSNTKIQLLDLQENAIGNEGVIFLADALKINKSLRTLCLQGVSAGKSGAVAMAEALVVNQTLQTLDLRGNSVGMEGAKALANALKCNRSLKSLNLQENALGMDGAIFIATALKGNHQLTYINLQGNGIGESGAKVISDAIRASASDCVVDI